A genomic stretch from Arachis stenosperma cultivar V10309 chromosome 3, arast.V10309.gnm1.PFL2, whole genome shotgun sequence includes:
- the LOC130967166 gene encoding 50S ribosomal protein L14, chloroplastic-like yields MKGISYRGNHICFGRYALQALEPDWITSRQIEAGRRAMSRNVRRGGQIWVRIFPDKPVTVRPTETRMGSGKGSPEYWVAVVKPVDNSGARQLMCIRIIGAGNRRYASIGDIVVAVIKEVVPNMSLERSKVIRAVIVRTCKELKCSNGMIIQYDDNAAVVIDQEGNPKETRIFGAIARELRQLNFTKIVSLAPEVL; encoded by the exons ATGAAAGGAATATCCTATCGGGGTAATCATATTTGCTTCGGAAGATATGCTCTTCAGGCACTTGAACCCGATTGGATCACATCTAGACAAATAGAAGCAGGTCGGCGGGCAATGTCACGAAATGTCCGCCGAGGTGGACAAATATGGGTACGGATATTTCCAGACAAACCAGTTACAGTAAGACCAACCGAAACGCGTATGGGTTCGGGAAAGGGATCTCCCGAATATTGGGTAGCTGTCGTTAAACCCG TCGATAACAGCGGAGCCCGCCAATTGATGTGTATTCGAATCATAGGAGCAGGTAATCGACGATATGCTTCTATTGGTGACATTGTTGTTGCTGTAATCAAGGAAGTGGTACCAAATATGTCTTTAGAAAGATCAAAAGTGATTAGAGCTGTAATTGTACGTACTTGTAAAGAACTTAAATGTAGCAATGGCATGATAATACAATATGATGATAATGCCGCGGTTGTCATTGATCAAGAGGGAAATCCAAAAGAAACTCGAATTTTTGGCGCAATCGCTCGAGAATTGAGACAGTTAAATTTCACTAAAATAGTTTCATTAGCACCTGAGGTATTATAA
- the LOC130968380 gene encoding 30S ribosomal protein S11, chloroplastic-like: MAKSIPKIGSRKNGRIGSRKHTRKIPKGVIHVQASFNNTIVTVTDVRGRVISWSSVGTCGFKGTRRGTPFAAQTAAGNVIRTVANQGMQRAEVMIKGPGLGRDAALRAICRSGILLNFIRDVTPVPHNGCRSPKK, from the coding sequence ATGGCAAAATCTATACCCAAAATTGGTTCGCGTAAAAATGGACGCATTGGTTCACGTAAACATACTCGTAAAATACCAAAGGGCGTTATTCATGTTCAAGCTAGTTTCAACAATACCATTGTCACTGTTACCGATGTACGGGGTCGGGTAATTTCGTGGTCCTCCGTAGGTACTTGTGGATTCAAAGGTACACGAAGGGGAACACCATTTGCCGCCCAAACTGCAGCAGGAAATGTTATTCGAACAGTAGCGAATCAAGGCATGCAACGAGCAGAAGTCATGATAAAGGGTCCCGGTCTCGGAAGAGATGCGGCATTAAGAGCTATTTGTAGAAGTGGCATACTCTTAAATTTTATACGGGATGTAACCCCTGTGCCACATAATGGGTGTAGGTCCCCTAAAAAATGA
- the LOC130968379 gene encoding cytochrome b6-f complex subunit 4-like: MGVTKKPDLNDPVLRAKLAKGMGHNYYREPAWPNDLLYIFPVVILGTIACNVGLAVLEPSIIGEPADPFVTPLEILPEWYFFPVFQILCTVPNKLLGVLLMVSVPAGLLTVPFLENVNKFQNPFRRPVSTTIFLIGTAVALWLGVGATLPIEKSLTLGLF; this comes from the exons ATGGGAGT AACAAAAAAACCTGACTTGAATGATCCTGTATTAAGAGCGAAATTGGCTAAAGGAATGGGTCATAATTATTATAGAGAACCCGCATGGCCAAACgatcttttatatatttttcccGTAGTTATTCTAGGTACTATTGCTTGTAACGTAGGTTTAGCAGTTTTAGAACCATCAATAATTGGGGAACCCGCGGATCCATTTGTAACTCCTTTGGAAATATTGccggaatggtatttctttccTGTATTTCAAATACTTTGTACAGTGCCCAATAAGTTATTGGGCGTTCTTTTAATGGTTTCGGTACCCGCGGGATTATTAACAGTACCCTTTTTGGAGAATGTTAATAAATTCCAAAACCCATTTCGTCGTCCAGTATCAACAACCATCTTTTTGATTGGTACTGCAGTAGCCCTTTGGTTGGGTGTTGGAGCAACATTACCTATTGAGAAATCCCTAACTTTAGGTCTCTTTTAA